Proteins found in one Acipenser ruthenus chromosome 18, fAciRut3.2 maternal haplotype, whole genome shotgun sequence genomic segment:
- the LOC117418221 gene encoding HEAT repeat-containing protein 5A-like isoform X1, with protein MELAHGLLLNEEVCSQLSEHQKAEFVFEWLRFLKKLLIAADRADLKEKQKKLVEQLTALLNSSPGPPTRRLIAKNLGVLYSVGDTFSVYQTVDKCNEIIRSKDDSPSYLPTKLAAVACLGALYEQLGRLLGNSFTDTVGNLLKAMKSAESQGRYEIMLSLEKILRGQGVSAVPCHRDIYKAARSCLTDRSMAVRCAAAKCLFELQNEAVFMWSSELENVSTLCFKAFEGSNYDVRVAVSKLLGTILATAVMPKQAPGPRQSFRKSSLEDVMDLLATGFLRGGSGFLRASGDMLKGTSSVSRDVKVGVTQSCVVFVSTLGGQWLERNFSTLLEHILELVSHPKATQTQMDAICCRRCISFILRATVGALLGEKAQITAAKEICQAVGKQKKAVDAAMSDSNIETRVGTTDVCASQHVLVCALQELGSLILGLGTTAAPLLQDTNTGVLDTVISVLLHPSASARLSAAWCLRCLAVALPSHVSVLLDRCLERLGALKSCPEAVSGYSAAIAALLGAVQQCPLGIPHGKGKMVIRLAEDLLRSASQNSRISVHRVQAGWLLLSALMTLGPAVVHHHLPRMLLLWKCAFPQSPKDLDTERSRGDSFTWLVTLEGRAGALCVMKSFVSHCGDLLTDDVIQRLLPPLSCAVALLTQLPSLIKAYGNPMKIIAMLFRQRLYEILALLPPKTYEGGFNQILKQLVTDLTSPENLVSAASFLLPALCHPDDVLLLGPALQETDHRFIEEQLQQGGSTGGGSLEYDPCAICEKVSEVDIVPTPLSPAPSVIIAAVGLFGVVFPHISAQQRAQILEQCSESIKQVKGSRQQTVQIHVVSAFCSALKCLGNSRVSLGPEEVRKPALALVMGALESANPLLRCAAAEALSRLAQVANDGAFTVGIAQISFDKLKSARDVVSRTGHSLALGSLYRYLGGIGSSQHLSACVGILSALSQDNTSPEVQMWALHSLSLVIDSGGPLYHVHVEPSFSLVLMLLLAVPPAYVEVHQSLGRCLNALITTLGPELQGSGCSVSSLRTSCLVGCAVMQDNPDCLVQAQAISCLQQLHMFAPRHVNLTSLVPSLCEILLDNSVLVNLCSSYLSLRRAVVACLRQLAQREATEVSEHAVTLVKDLSNREHTLLDVTIKETGLEGALFSLLDRESDRRLCRDIKETLGHMLTSMAVGKLSQWLKLCKDVLSASADFATAAPVEMTQEEEDGDRVDDASVFTSKPEKSCPFTNPRWATRVFAAECVCRIISQCENEDEAHFNMALAQERRLRDPTSDFLVLHLADLIRMAFMAATDHSDQLRLSGLQTLLVIIRKFAAVPEPEFPGHVILEQYQASVGAALRPAFTPDTPPDVTAKACQVCSAWIASGVVSDLGDLRRVHQLLASSLVKVQAGKEAQNQLYNESTSTMETLAVLKAWAEVYIVAIKCQKLCDSPPKQLSKIYCEDYSSPSAEGLLNLVQADLTTLSKLWLAALQDYTLLTLPQEYTAQLPAGGGAFYTAETVEHARSHYVSSWAPILHATAVWLNSTGFIVVDEEPANLSRPVTPTTMGQSTSLANVKSPEDINTDRFYLILGICVEFLCSPRSDAPMESIPACLQSLQSLLDVPWPRSKIGNDQALSVELLNVLHRLILTRESPAVQLAVLELVRQIICAAEEHVKEKRRSAEVDDGAEEKETLPEFGEGKDTGGLVPGKSLVFATLELSLCILVRQLPQLNPKLVGSPSGHGGKPQTLTENDCKLVSAALGILSDLPCICSPEGSVSILPTILFLITGVLRETAVKVPSGQISLPVSAALQALKAVVSSPMARAEKSSAAWTRLLRCALVTLLDFWNTDEMHPELDDISLLTAITIFIVSASPDVTAVQCLQSRCIDKFKRSLDSKDPLILTRCYQLLLSIFRNPSQAVSVPYIQSLGSVIVSRLQRVEKRKPESSAELQAIQEGVKALEVLVSMADEEHRSQLMAILLPLLISFLLDENALACAQNPARNLHEFALQNLMRIGPRYSSVFKTLMASSPSMKARLEAAVKGNQESVKAKTAALHSKPPEKNSPSIQLKTNFL; from the exons ATGGAGTTGGCCCATGGCCTGTTGCTAAATGAAGAAGTCTGCAGTCAACTCAGCGAGCATCAGAAGGCAGAGTTTGTATTCGAATGGCTGAGATTCCTAAAGAAACTTTTAATTGCTGCTGACAGG GCTGATTTAAAGGAGAAACAGAAGAAACTTGTGGAACAATTGACAGCTCTGCTGAACAGCTCTCCAGGGCCTCCCACCCGCAGGCTCATTGCCAAGAACCTTGGAGTGCTCTACAGCGTAGGGGACACGTTCTCTGTGTACCAAACTGTGGATAAATGCAATGAAATCATTCGCAGCAAGGATGATTCCCCCAGCTATCTACCCACCAAACT TGCTGCAGTTGCATGCTTGGGTGCCTTGTATGAGCAACTGGGCAGGTTGCTGGGGAATTCCTTCACTGACACCGTAGGGAACTTGCTGAAAGCAATGAAGAGTGCAGAG TCGCAGGGCCGTTATGAGATTATGTTGAGCTTGGAGAAGATTCTTCGTGGTCAAGGAGTGAGTGCTGTACCGTGTCACAGAGATATCTACAAAGCTGCTCGTTCCTGTCTGACTGATCGGTCCATGGCAGTTAGATGTGCTGCTGCTAAG TGTCTCTTTGAACTTCAAAACGAGGCTGTTTTTATGTGGAGCTCTGAGCTGGAGAATGTATCTACACTGTGCTTTAAGGCCTTTGAGGGCTCTAATTATGATGTGCGGGTGGCAGTTTCAAAGCTTTTAGGCACAATTCTTGCTACAGCTGTAATGCCTAAGCAAGCTCCAg GCCCAAGGCAAAGTTTTCGTAAGAGCTCCTTGGAGGATGTCATGGACCTCCTGGCCACAGGTTTCCTCCGCGGGGGTTCTGGGTTCCTGCGAGCCAGCGGAGATATGCTGAAGGGGACCAGCTCAGTCAGCAGGGACGTCAAAGTCGGTGTAACTCAG tcctgtgttgtgttcgTCTCAACACTCGGGGGCCAGTGGCTGGAAAGGAATTTCTCTACCTTACTCGAACACATCCTGGAGCTGGTTTCCCATCCCAAAGCAACGCAGACCCAGATGGATGCTATCTGCTGTCGACGCTGTATCTCCTTTATCCTGCGAGCCACTGTGGGGGCCCTGCTCGGAGAGAAAGCACAAATCACAGCTGCCAAAGAGATTTGCCAGGCAGtaggaaaacaaaagaaagctgtAG ATGCAGCCATGAGCGACAGCAACATAGAGACAAGAGTGGGAACGACGGATGTATGTGCGAGCCAGCATGTGCTTGTGTGTGCGCTGCAGGAGCTGGGCAGCCTCATCCTGGGTCTGGGCACCACTGCTGCACCTCTTCTGCAGGATACTAACACAG GTGTCCTGGACACGGTAATCTCTGTGCTACTCCACCCCAGTGCCTCGGCCCGACTATCAGCAGCTTGGTGTTTGCGCTGCCTTGCCGTGGCCTTGCCCTCCCATGTCTCTGTGCTGCTGGATCGCTGCTTGGAGAGGCTCGGCGCTCTCAAGTCCTGTCCTGAAGCAGTGTCAGGTTACAGCGCAGCCATTGCAGCTCTGCTTGGAGCGGTGCAGCAGTGTCCCCTGGGAATACCACACGGGAAGGGCAAG ATGGTGATTAGGCTGGCAGAGGACCTGCTTCGATCCGCATCTCAAAACAGCCGCATTTCAGTACATCGGGTACAAGCTGGTTGGCTTTTGTTGTCTGCACTGATGACATTAG GCCCTGCGGTTGTTCATCATCATCTTCCGAGAATGCTGCTGCTGTGGAAGTGTGCCTTTCCCCAATCCCCGAAGGACCTGGACACGGAGAGGAGCCGGGGAGATTCCTTTACATGGCTGGTGACTTTGGAAGGCCGTGCTGGAGCACTGTGTG TAATGAAAAGCTTTGTTTCACACTGTGGAGATCTTCTTACTGATGATGTCATCCAGAGACTTCTGCCACCACTTTCTTGTGCTGTAGCTTTATTAACACA GTTGCCTTCGCTGATCAAAGCATATGGGAATCCCATGAAAATTATAGCTATGCTCTTTAGGCAAAGACTTTATGAGATCCTTGCTTTGCTGCCCCCTAAGACCTATGAGG GAGGTTTCAACCAAATCCTCAAACAGCTGGTCACTGATTTGACTAGCCCTGAAAACCTGGTTTCTGCTGCATCGTTCCTGCTTCCGGCTCTCTGCCACCCTGATGATGTTCTCTTACTGGGGCCAGCACTACAGGAAACTGACCACAGGTTCATTGAGGAGCAG CTGCAGCAGGGTGGCAGTACGGGGGGAGGAAGCCTCGAATATGACCCCTGTGCTATCTGTGAGAAGGTATCGGAGGTGGATATTGTGCCTACGCCGCTGTCCCCAGCTCCGTCAGTCATCATAGCAGCAGTTGGTCTCTTTGGAGTTGTGTTCCCCCACATTTCAGCACAACAGAG ggcccAAATCCTGGAGCAGTGCTCAGAATCTATCAAACAAGTCAAAGGGTCTCGGCAGCAGACTGTCCAGATCCATGTGGTATCTGCATTCTGCAGTGCTTTAAAA TGTCTGGGTAACAGTCGTGTGAGTTTGGGCCCGGAGGAGGTGAGGAAGCCTGCCTTGGCACTGGTTATGGGAGCCTTGGAAAGTGCCAACCCTCTGTTGAGATGTGCTGCAGCAGAGGCTTTGTCTCGACTGGCACAAGTTGCAAATGATGGGGCCTTTACTGTCGGAATAGCACAAATCAGCTTTGATAA GTTAAAGTCAGCCAGGGATGTGGTATCACGGACGGGACATTCCCTGGCTCTGGGATCTCTGTACCGCTATTTGGGTGGAATTGGCTCAAGTCAGCACCTCAGCGCTTGTGTTGGAATCTTAAGTGCCCTTTCTCAGGACAACACCTCACCAGAAGTTCAG ATGTGGGCGTTGCATTCCCTGTCACTGGTGATAGACTCTGGAGGACCATTATACCATGTCCATGTGGAGCCCTCCTTTTCACTGGTTCTGATGCTGCTATTGGCTGTGCCTCCTGCTTATGTGGAAGTTCATCAGAGCCTTGGTCGCTGTTTAAATGCACTTATTACAACGCTTGGTCCTGAGCTGCAAG GGAGCGGCTGCTCTGTCTCTTCCCTGAGGACCTCGTGTCTGGTTGGCTGTGCGGTGATGCAGGATAACCCTGACTGTTTGGTCCAGGCTCAGGCCATCTCCTGCCTGCAGCAGCTTCACATGTTTGCACCGCGGCACGTCAACCTGACCAGCCTTGTCCCCAGCCTCTGT GAAATCTTGTTGGATAATTCTGTGTTG GTGAATTTGTGCAGTTCGTATCTGTCACTGAGGAGAGCTGTGGTGGCCTGCCTGCGTCAGCTTGCACAGAGGGAAGCGACTGAGGTTTCTGAACATGCTGTCACCCTCGTGAAAGACCTTTCAAACAGAGAACACACTCTCCTGG ATGTTACTATCAAAGAGACTGGTCTGGAGGGGGCCTTGTTCAGCCTTCTGGACAGGGAGTCGGATCGGCGCCTCTGCAGAGACATCAAGGAGACGTTGGGTCACATGCTGACATCCATGGCTGTGGGGAAGCTTTCACAATGGTTAAAGCTCTGCAAAGATGTGCTTTCTGCCTCTGCTG ATTTTGCTACTGCTGCCCCGGTAGAGATGACTCAAGAGGAGGAGGATGGGGATCGTGTGGATGACGCCTCCGTGTTTACTTCCAAACCCGAGAAATCCTGCCCCTTCACCAACCCTCGCTGGGCCACCCGTGTGTTCGCAGCCGAGTGCGTCTGCCGGATCATCAGCCAGTGTGAGAACGAAGATGAGGCGCATTTCAACATGGCCCTCGCCCAGGAGAGGAGGCTGCGGGACCCCACCA GTGATTTCCTGGTGTTGCACCTGGCAGACCTGATCCGAATGGCTTTCATGGCTGCCACTGACCACAGTGACCAGCTGCGCCTCTCTGGTCTGCAGACCCTGCTGGTCATCATCAGAAAGTTCGCAGCAGTTCCAGAACCAGAGTTTCCAGGGCATGTGATCCTGGAGCAGTATCAAGCCAGC GTGGGTGCAGCACTTAGACCAGCCTTCACTCCTGATACCCCTCCGGATGTGACTGCAAAAGCATGCCAG GTTTGCAGTGCCTGGATAGCCAGTGGAGTTGTAAGTGACCTTGGTGACCTGCGGAGAGTCCACCAGCTGCTGGCATCATCGCTGGTGAAGGTGCAGGCTGGGAAGGAGGCTCAGAACCAGCTGTACAATGAGAGCACATCCACCATGGAGACTCTGGCAGTGCTCAAGGCTTGGGCTGAG GTCTATATTGTTGCAATAAAGTGCCAGAAGCTGTGTGACAGTCCTCCAAAGCAGCTTTCAAAGATTTATTGTGAAGACTACAGCAGTCCATCAGCAGAAGGGCTTCTCAACCTGGTTCAGGCAGACTTAACAACCCTCAGTAAGCTGTGGCTGGCAGCTCTGCAGGATTACACCCTCCTGACTCTACCGCAAGAGTACACAGCACAGCTCCCTGCTGGAG GTGGTGCATTTTACACAGCAGAAACAGTAGAACATGCCAGATCCCACTACGTTAGCTCCTGGGCTCCCATTCTTCACGCTACAGCAGTGTGGCTCAACAGCACAGGCTTCATCGTGGTGGACGAGGAGCCTGCTAACCTGTCCCGACCCGTGACTCCCACCACAATGGGGCAGTCAACCTCGCTGGCCAACGTCAAGTCTCCTGAGGATATTAACACAGATAGATTCTATCTGATATTGG GTATATGTGTAGAGTTTCTATGCTCTCCTCGCTCGGATGCTCCAATGGAAAGTATCCCGGCCTGTTTGCAGTCACTGCAGTCTTTGCTGGATGTTCCATGGCCACGGTCGAAGATTGGTAATGATCAG GCTCTGAGTGTTGAATTGCTGAATGTCCTCCATAGACTGATACTGACCAGGGAGTCTCCAGCCGTCCAGCTGGCTGTTCTGGAGCTGGTCAGGCAGATCATCTGTGCAGCGGAGGAGCATGTGAAGGAGAAGCGAAGGAGTGCAGAGG TTGATGATGGTGCTGAAGAGAAGGAAACTCTGCCAGAGTTCGGAGAGGGAAAAGATACCGGAGGCCTGGTGCCTGGGAAATCGCTGGTATTTGCAACGCTGGAACTGTCCCTTTGTATTCTTGTACGGCAGCTACCACAGCTGAACCCCAAGCTTGTAGGCAGCCCCAGTGGCCATGGAGGCAAACCACAAACCCTGACGGAGAATGACTGCAAGCTGGTATCGGCAGCCTTGGGAATCCTGTCTGACCTTCCTTGCATCTGCTCACCTGAAG GCAGTGTTTCTATCCTGCCTACCATTCTGTTCTTGATCACTGGTGTCCTCCGGGAGACGGCAGTGAAGGTGCCCAGTGGTCAGATCTCCCTGCCGGTCTCGGCGGCTCTGCAGGCTCTCAAAGCTGTGGTCTCCTCCCCTATGGCCAGGGCAGAAAAGAGCAGTGCTGCCTGGACCCGTCTGCTCCGCTGTGCTCTTGTTACCCTGCTGGACTTCTGGAACACGG ATGAGATGCACCCAGAGTTAGATGACATCAGCCTGCTTACAGCGATCACTATATTCATTGTGTCTGCTAGTCCTGATGTTACAGCTGTCCAGTGCCTTCAGAGTCGGTGCATTGACAAGTTTAAAAGAAGCCTGGATTCGAAGGATCCCTTG ATACTGACCAGGTGCTACCAGCTGCTACTGTCCATCTTTCGGAACCCCAGCCAGGCTGTGTCTGTCCCCTACATCCAGTCCCTGGGGTCAGTGATCGTAAGCAGGCTCCAGAGAGTGGAGAAGAGAAAACCAGAGAGTTCTGCAGAGCTGCAGGCTATCCAGGAAGGGGTTAAAGCTCTTGAGGTCCTTGTGTCTATGGCTGATGAGGAACATC GATCTCAGCTCATGGCTATTCTGCTGCCCCTTCTTATTTCCTTCTTGCTGGATGAGAACGCTCTGGCCTGTGCACAAAACCCAGCACGAAATCTGCATGAGTTTGCTCTCCAGAACCTGATGCGAATCGGCCCTCGGTACTCTTCTGTCTTCAAAACCCTCATGGCCAGTTCTCCATCTATGAAGGCACGGCTGGAAGCGGCGGTCAAAGGCAATCAGGAGAGTGTCAAGGCCAAAACTGCTGCTCTACATTCCAAACCTCCAGAAAAGAATTCTCCCAGCATTCAACTCAAGACCAACTTTCTGTGA